In one Diabrotica virgifera virgifera chromosome 7, PGI_DIABVI_V3a genomic region, the following are encoded:
- the LOC114328348 gene encoding arginase, hepatic has product MLKKLITECVFAKRQYSAEAKKIGILGIPFSKGQPKKGVTNGPDAIRKGGLVEQLSQFYNKSLIKDYGDLDYPLLKEIGTVENMKSYEEVMSCNKELSKKVQEIVADNRVCLNLGGDHAIAIGSIDGHLKAKKDICVIYVDAHCDINTNKTSGSGNIHGMPVSIVTKEMCEYWQDLPGMEWQEPTLSVRNIAYIGLRSVDPYERVFVDKFGIAAFSMAEIEECGIHTVINMALKAIDPEQNRSIHVSFDIDALDPNDAPCTSITIPGGLTVREGIHILERIHDTGRLNVMDIVELNPDIGTERDAQKTVGVAIQLLAAACGFKRGGIRPKDATLPLQNNQNKNTNSYIFFYFMRIATFLFYERYIAYDAISTSPRLLNVSHLW; this is encoded by the exons ATGTTGAAGAAACTTATCACGGAATGTGTTTTCGCAAAACGCCAATATTCTGCGGAAGCGAAAAAAATTGGTATTTTGGGTATCCCTTTCAGTAAAGGGCAGCCTAAAAAAGGAGTTACAAATGGACCGGATGCGATAAGAAAAGGAGGGCTAGTTGAACAATTATCCCAATTTT ATAACAAATCATTAATTAAAGACTATGGAGATCTTGACTACCCCCTTCTCAAAGAAATTGGTACAGTAGAAAACATGAAGTCCTATGAAGAAGTGATGTCGTGCAATAAAGAATTATCAAAGAAAGTACAAGAGATTGTAGCTGACAATCGTGTGTGTTTGAATCTAGGGGGAGACCATGCAATAG ctATCGGATCTATCGATGGACATCTGAAAGCAAAAAAAGATATCTGTGTTATATACGTCGACGCACATTGTGACATCAACACAAACAAAACATCGGGAAGCGGTAATATCCATGGTATGCCAGTTTCTATTGTAACAAAAGAAATGTGCGAATATTGGCAGGATTTACCAGGCATGGAATGGCAGGAACCAACATTATCTGTAAGAAATATAGCATATATCGGGCTACGATCGGTAGACCCGTACGAAAGAGTGTTCGTCGATAAATTTGGCATCGCTGCTTTTAGTATGGCTGAGATTGAAGAATGTGGTATACATACTGTCATAAATATGGCCTTGAAAGCTATAGATCCTGAACAGAACAGATCCATACATGTTAGTTTTGATATTGATGCTCTCGATCCAAATGATGCTCCTTGCACATCTATAACAA ttcctGGAGGGTTGACAGTAAGAGAAGGAATACACATATTAGAAAGAATTCATGATACAGGCCGATTGAATGTTATGGATATTGTAGAACTCAACCCAGATATAGGAACTGAACGAGACGCTCAAAAAACGGTTGGAGTCGCTATTCAACTTCTTGCGGCAGCCTGTGGTTTCAAGAGGGGAGGAATCAGGCCCAAAGATGCTACTTTACCTTTGCAAaacaatcaaaataaaaatactaatagttatatatttttttattttatgcgTATCGCAACTTTCCTTTTTTACGAGAGATATATCGCTTATGATGCCATTTCGACCTCTCCTCGTCTCCTGAATGTTTCTCACCTCTGGTAA